Genomic window (Nilaparvata lugens isolate BPH unplaced genomic scaffold, ASM1435652v1 scaffold10370, whole genome shotgun sequence):
tcttgtcaatgccttctatagacggtagctgatacagttttattgatgtaattattaactgttcattctcgtgtaaaataatcaactatcctattatattaagcgagcaattactgtatttttatatctggttatttaataatatttatttatgtctggttattattttatgttcatcggatctccaaaacggctctaacgattttcacgaaatttggaacatagtaggtttatgatataaaaaatcgattgcactaggtctcatccttgggaaaaatcgctgaacgacattaaaaggataataattcatccttggctgaaacagctgtggatagtaaaaaagtgagtgagcgagtgagtatgtgaaaaatcaaaatatcgcatccccgaaattcataagattaacattagccagctgtgaaatataaacacgatcattttagagaattgtgttctgtttatcaataaataaaaataacgagcgaagctcggtgcccccatattattttattaaacaagaaatcatatttttcaataatttcacaattaatatgaaatattttcgttcaattaataattaattctacattgttaaaagccgatctggcaacagagcaaagcgacaaagagatagcgctaccgtatccgttttgttgaattatagacaaggatagcaataccattgccaatcaaacactgccattataacgtggacctcactatagaccacggatcactctaACCTCCTACTCTTCCTTAATATGTACAtggtttaattgaatttttactTGAGATAAATTGAGATGAGAGAGCTGACTGACCAGAGGAAGATGTATATCTTTTCGTTGAGTATGTTGAGCGCGAGCACACAGAGTGTGTCGTGCTTCTGGATGCTGCCCGAGGGACCGAACTTGTGGAAGGTGCACTTGGTGACGCGGGGGAACACCAGCACCATCGGGTCGGTGCGGTTCTCCTGGTTCTGGCTCATGAACTTGATCACGTCAATGCCGTACGTCAGGAAGGCGCCGCCCAGGAACGAGTCGATGAAGAACATGTTCACGATCTGAGAATTAagtaaaaagtttttaatttcatcCCGAGAACGTAACTATTATATAAACGGAaaacaataaatagataaataaataaataaatctttattctatgacaagtacattacagaataacaataatcaaatattgaattcaacaaaaatgcttagtgtacagtcaatgaatacaatactgtttgctaaaGAGTGAactttgtctgcaaacaggagcatatctcacaattgaaaataaaatagggAATTCGCTTAGCGTAcacatgagatattataaacaataGAAAACGTTTTGGGCAAGAGCCTGTATTTTTCCATTCTGCTACTGTAGTGattcaatgtataaatgaataaatcaatgaatataatttattcacaaaaaacggATAAGTAACaaagttataaaataaaaaatatcaaacgACAACACAAAGGTATCAAAGATAATCCCGATTCAAGTAATCGTTGAACATAATTTTAGATTcaattatgataccccactacAATAATATGTGTCAGGGTGATCATAATAATcctattgtaaattataaagTGTAGggataattgaaaaaaagtaaTTATCAATTGTTGTTTAAAtctacataatcataaatattacACTAA
Coding sequences:
- the LOC120355347 gene encoding innexin inx3-like, producing MFFIDSFLGGAFLTYGIDVIKFMSQNQENRTDPMVLVFPRVTKCTFHKFGPSGSIQKHDTLCVLALNILNEKIYIFLWFWFIILAVLSGIALMYSIAVVLLPSIRETILIRRFRFGPPAGVSALIRKTQVNYFSLFI